The following proteins are co-located in the Parafrankia discariae genome:
- a CDS encoding ferredoxin, translating into MRVIADTNRCLGAGQCVLADPERFDQSDDGIVVVLRAEATDPAEQEEVRETVSHCPSRALSLAD; encoded by the coding sequence ATGCGCGTCATCGCTGACACCAACCGCTGCCTGGGCGCCGGGCAGTGCGTCCTGGCCGACCCCGAGCGCTTCGACCAGTCGGACGACGGCATCGTCGTGGTGCTGCGGGCCGAGGCCACGGACCCGGCCGAGCAGGAGGAGGTGCGGGAGACCGTCTCCCACTGCCCGTCGCGCGCGCTCTCCCTGGCCGACTGA